In the genome of Hymenobacter cellulosivorans, one region contains:
- a CDS encoding FAD-dependent oxidoreductase, producing the protein MPAPDFSQCPFLPGRREFLGRTGLSVAGLLLGGSGLLESCAPGSPRAHIRGSLRGANKATGHKLWKPDQLPPSARTVRTDIVIIGGGVAGLSAKRWLHRHGRQQVLLLELDAQVGGNSSSGQNPTSAFPWGPTTCPCPTHATPSCWIFCAKRAPSPAPPLPTAGPFTTSTTSATTPKSACTCTATGKPASYPSWASRPPTAPRLPASSNSSKPCATPAATTAWTPSAFPSTCRRPMSSSASSIRFPLPTTSPSTALPPSTCVGTSTTAARTTTVPRPPLPRPGPACTTSPPAKVMPTTLAAPTC; encoded by the coding sequence ATGCCCGCTCCTGATTTCTCCCAATGCCCCTTTCTTCCTGGCCGGCGCGAATTTCTCGGCCGGACGGGCTTGAGCGTAGCCGGGTTGCTGCTGGGAGGCTCCGGTTTGCTCGAATCCTGCGCGCCCGGCTCCCCGCGGGCCCATATCCGGGGCAGCCTACGTGGGGCCAATAAGGCCACGGGGCATAAGCTCTGGAAGCCCGACCAGCTGCCGCCATCCGCCCGCACCGTCCGTACCGACATTGTCATCATCGGCGGGGGTGTGGCGGGGTTGTCGGCTAAGCGCTGGCTGCACCGCCACGGCCGGCAGCAGGTGCTGCTGCTGGAACTCGATGCCCAGGTCGGCGGCAACTCCAGCTCCGGCCAAAACCCCACGTCGGCCTTTCCCTGGGGGCCCACTACCTGCCCCTGCCCGACCCACGCAACACCGAGCTGCTGGATTTTCTGCGCGAAACGGGCACCATCACCGGCACCGCCCCTACCGACGGCCGGCCCATTTACAACGAGTACCACCTCTGCCACGACCCCGAAGAGCGCCTGCACCTGCACGGCCACTGGCAAACCGGCCTCGTACCCGAGCTGGGCGTCCCGGCCGCCGACCGCGCCCAGATTGCCCGCTTCTTCGAACTCATCGAAACCCTGCGCCACGCCCGCGGCCACGACGGCCTGGACGCCTTCCGCATTCCCGTCGACCTGTCGTCGGCCGATGAGCAGTTCCGCCAGCTCGATACGCTTTCCTTTGCCGACTACCTCACCGAGCACGGCTTTACCTCCGAGTACCTGCGTTGGTACCTCGACTACTGCTGCAAGGACGACTACGGTACCACGGCCGCCACTACCTCGGCCTGGGCCGGCCTGCACTACTTCGCCGCCCGCAAAGGTGATGCCCACAACGCTAGCAGCGCCGACGTGCTGA
- a CDS encoding polyamine aminopropyltransferase: MANQPVLTPPNQQSRRTSSSPDHLPALLLGSVFVIATCGLIYELIAGTLASYLLGDSVTQFSTIIGAYLFSMGIGSWLSRYLDGLLLKWFIRLEILVGLVGGFSAPLLFVLFEYVSSFRLILYSLVGLTGILVGLEIPLLMRILENRYEFKDLVSRVFTFDYIGALLASLIFPLVLVPQLGLIRTSLFFGALNVVVAAVALYRFPETRPYRRSFAGIMVGTLLLLAVGFGYAERIMTYTETMAFQDQVIYSKSTVYQRIVLTRNNRELRLFLNGNLQFSSADEYRYHEALVHPAMQALPKAQRVLVLGGGDGLAVRELLKYPQLQHIRLVDLDAGMTHLFQHNPMLLALNKGALNHPKVQVINGDAYQWVRHDTTRYDLLVVDFPDPSNYSIGKLYSTSFYTELHKLLTPNGLMVVQSTSPYVAQKSFWCISHTLQAAGFHTIPYHTYVPSFGEWGYVLAGRNGHWRGDGALPKGLRYLTPATLKEMLHFPPDMAEVPTEINQLNNQALVRYFEDDWGPYTH, encoded by the coding sequence ATGGCTAACCAGCCCGTGCTGACGCCGCCCAACCAGCAGAGCCGCCGCACCAGCAGTAGCCCCGACCACCTGCCGGCCCTGCTGCTGGGCTCGGTGTTCGTCATTGCCACCTGCGGCCTGATCTACGAGCTGATTGCCGGCACCCTGGCCAGCTACCTGCTCGGCGACTCGGTCACGCAGTTTTCTACTATCATCGGGGCCTACCTGTTTTCGATGGGTATCGGCTCCTGGCTTTCCCGCTACCTCGACGGGCTCCTGCTCAAGTGGTTTATCCGGCTCGAAATCCTGGTGGGACTGGTTGGGGGCTTCTCGGCGCCCCTGCTCTTTGTGCTCTTCGAGTACGTCAGCTCCTTTCGGCTGATTCTTTACTCCCTGGTAGGCCTCACCGGCATTCTGGTAGGCCTGGAAATTCCGCTGCTGATGCGGATTCTGGAAAACCGCTACGAGTTCAAGGACCTGGTTTCCCGGGTTTTCACTTTCGACTACATCGGGGCCCTGCTGGCTTCGCTCATCTTCCCGCTGGTGCTGGTGCCCCAGCTCGGTTTGATTCGCACGTCCCTGTTTTTCGGTGCTCTGAACGTGGTGGTGGCCGCCGTGGCGCTCTACCGCTTCCCCGAAACCCGGCCCTACCGCCGCAGCTTTGCAGGTATTATGGTCGGGACCCTGCTGCTGCTGGCCGTGGGCTTTGGCTACGCCGAGCGCATCATGACCTACACCGAAACCATGGCCTTTCAGGACCAGGTTATCTACAGCAAAAGCACTGTGTACCAGCGCATCGTGCTCACGCGCAACAACCGTGAGCTGCGCCTGTTCCTCAACGGCAACCTCCAATTCAGCTCCGCCGACGAGTACCGCTACCACGAAGCCCTGGTACACCCCGCCATGCAGGCTCTGCCGAAAGCCCAGCGCGTCCTCGTGCTTGGCGGCGGCGACGGCCTAGCCGTGCGCGAGCTGCTTAAGTACCCGCAGCTCCAGCACATCCGCCTCGTCGACCTCGACGCGGGTATGACCCATTTATTTCAGCACAACCCCATGCTGCTGGCCCTGAACAAGGGCGCCCTGAACCACCCCAAAGTGCAGGTTATCAACGGCGACGCCTACCAGTGGGTGCGCCACGACACGACCCGCTATGACCTGCTGGTCGTCGACTTTCCTGACCCCTCCAACTACTCCATCGGCAAGCTCTACAGCACCTCGTTTTACACCGAGCTGCACAAATTACTGACTCCCAATGGGCTGATGGTAGTACAAAGCACCTCGCCCTACGTGGCCCAGAAGTCGTTTTGGTGCATCAGCCACACCCTGCAGGCCGCCGGCTTCCACACCATTCCCTACCACACTTATGTGCCTTCCTTCGGGGAGTGGGGCTATGTGCTGGCCGGCCGCAACGGCCACTGGCGCGGCGACGGCGCTTTGCCCAAGGGCCTGCGCTACCTCACCCCTGCCACGCTCAAGGAAATGCTCCACTTCCCGCCCGACATGGCCGAGGTGCCCACCGAAATCAATCAGCTCAACAACCAGGCCCTGGTGCGCTACTTCGAAGACGACTGGGGTCCCTACACCCACTAG
- a CDS encoding S-adenosylmethionine decarboxylase family protein, with protein sequence MQLYTPGLHILATFRAPVAHLTDAAACQAFFDQQINRLGLVKVGEVYHSFPNHSFTAVVGLTESHLSIHTWPEFGQATFDVFLSNYQRDNSATVRQLYAETLRFFEATELTKTEVAR encoded by the coding sequence ATGCAGCTTTATACTCCCGGGCTCCACATCTTGGCTACGTTCCGCGCCCCAGTGGCCCACCTGACGGATGCCGCGGCCTGCCAGGCGTTTTTCGACCAGCAGATTAATCGTTTAGGGCTAGTAAAAGTGGGCGAAGTGTACCACTCGTTTCCCAACCACAGCTTTACGGCCGTGGTTGGCCTGACCGAGTCCCACCTGAGCATTCACACCTGGCCCGAGTTTGGGCAAGCCACTTTCGACGTGTTTTTGTCGAATTACCAGCGCGACAATTCGGCCACCGTCCGGCAACTGTATGCTGAAACGCTACGGTTTTTCGAAGCCACCGAGCTGACCAAAACCGAAGTAGCCCGATGA
- a CDS encoding DUF6929 family protein translates to MKATIVRQYELPNLPSASGIELVGDTAYIIGDDSPFLYSCSAQSLAPNAPLALFETAHFSSGRIPKDRKPDLECLTAIVSGQETALLACGSGATAAREQGFWVDLPKGPGSATVQPLSLSRLYAALRQVLPSGITLNLEAAAATATELLLFQRTVGAEAGNIVFRLPLAAALECIRHQRDVPPVQQQTFQLPTIAGKAAGFSGACTFDNKVFITASVEDTQDAIADGEVLGSFVGVLPAPQPVGKATLLQLAHLALPDGQPYRGKVESIVVRKALGAGRYEALLVTDDDAGGSTAVLIELHTA, encoded by the coding sequence ATGAAAGCAACCATCGTCCGTCAATATGAGCTGCCCAACCTGCCCTCGGCCTCGGGCATTGAGCTGGTCGGCGACACAGCCTACATCATCGGCGACGATTCCCCGTTTCTCTACAGCTGCTCGGCCCAGTCGTTGGCCCCGAATGCCCCGCTAGCCTTGTTTGAAACGGCCCATTTCAGCTCGGGCCGGATTCCGAAGGACCGCAAGCCCGACCTGGAGTGTCTGACGGCCATTGTTTCGGGCCAGGAAACGGCACTGCTGGCTTGTGGCTCGGGAGCTACGGCGGCCCGGGAGCAAGGTTTTTGGGTGGACTTACCCAAAGGGCCTGGCTCGGCTACGGTGCAGCCTTTGTCGTTGAGCCGGCTGTACGCCGCCTTGCGGCAGGTTTTGCCCAGTGGCATCACGCTGAACCTGGAAGCGGCGGCGGCCACGGCTACCGAGCTGCTGTTGTTTCAGCGCACGGTGGGCGCGGAAGCGGGCAATATCGTATTTCGGCTGCCCCTGGCGGCGGCTTTGGAGTGCATCCGGCACCAGCGCGATGTGCCGCCGGTGCAGCAGCAAACATTCCAGCTTCCTACTATTGCGGGCAAAGCGGCGGGTTTTTCCGGGGCCTGTACCTTCGATAACAAGGTCTTTATAACGGCTTCGGTAGAGGATACCCAGGATGCCATTGCCGATGGCGAAGTGCTGGGCAGCTTCGTGGGCGTGTTGCCGGCCCCACAGCCGGTTGGCAAGGCTACGCTGCTCCAGCTGGCTCATTTGGCCTTGCCGGATGGCCAACCCTACCGGGGCAAGGTGGAAAGCATCGTGGTGCGTAAGGCCCTGGGTGCCGGGCGGTACGAGGCGTTGCTGGTAACGGATGATGACGCGGGCGGCTCGACGGCCGTGCTCATTGAGCTGCACACGGCGTAG
- a CDS encoding ATP-grasp domain-containing protein, whose translation MAQPQKPIGIYYEHPEWFKPLFAELDRRGLPYEKIDAAHHLFDPSETESRYSLVVNRMSSSAYLRGHGQGIFHTAGFATHLERIGTRIINGSAATAIETNKARQLSLFASLGLKYPKSFVVNHASRIADAAQQLQFPIVVKVNIGGSGAGIIRFDTIEGVESAVAAGQIDLGIDQTALVQEYVTPRGGNIHRVETLDGKFLYAMKVFTTGESFNLCPAEICQIPEEQSAEFCLTEAPKKGIQVEAFTPPAEVIEAVERIVAAAKIDVGGIEYLIDDRTGDVLFYDVNALSNFVADAVNVVGFDPYARFVDYLESQLPGVAATAFATEVQPETATV comes from the coding sequence ATGGCCCAGCCCCAAAAGCCGATAGGCATTTATTACGAGCACCCCGAATGGTTCAAGCCCCTGTTTGCCGAGCTTGACCGCCGGGGCCTGCCTTACGAAAAGATTGACGCTGCCCACCACCTCTTCGACCCCTCCGAAACCGAGAGCCGCTACTCGCTGGTAGTGAACCGAATGAGCTCCTCAGCCTACCTGCGCGGCCACGGTCAGGGTATCTTCCACACGGCTGGTTTTGCTACGCATTTGGAGCGTATTGGCACGCGCATCATCAACGGCTCGGCCGCAACGGCCATCGAAACCAACAAGGCCCGGCAGCTTTCCCTGTTTGCTTCCCTGGGCTTGAAATATCCCAAATCCTTCGTGGTCAACCACGCCTCCCGCATTGCCGACGCTGCCCAGCAGCTGCAGTTCCCGATTGTGGTCAAAGTCAACATCGGCGGCAGCGGGGCCGGTATCATCCGCTTCGACACGATTGAGGGCGTAGAATCGGCCGTGGCCGCGGGTCAGATTGACCTGGGCATCGACCAAACGGCCCTGGTGCAGGAGTATGTGACGCCCCGCGGCGGCAACATTCACCGGGTAGAAACCCTCGATGGGAAGTTTCTCTACGCCATGAAGGTGTTTACGACCGGGGAAAGCTTCAACCTCTGCCCGGCCGAAATCTGCCAGATTCCCGAGGAGCAGTCGGCCGAGTTCTGCCTGACCGAAGCGCCCAAGAAAGGCATTCAGGTGGAAGCCTTTACGCCCCCCGCGGAGGTTATCGAAGCCGTGGAGCGCATCGTGGCCGCCGCCAAAATCGACGTGGGCGGCATTGAGTACCTGATTGACGACCGCACCGGCGACGTGCTTTTCTACGACGTCAACGCCCTGTCCAACTTCGTGGCCGACGCCGTGAACGTGGTGGGCTTCGACCCCTACGCCCGCTTCGTGGATTACCTCGAAAGCCAGCTGCCCGGCGTAGCCGCCACCGCCTTTGCTACCGAAGTTCAACCTGAAACCGCCACGGTATAA
- a CDS encoding RICIN domain-containing protein: protein MIRSPRSLLLFLFLLLAGPLLAQQGDFIPEENAWYGVVARGSGRSLDITGSSSEAGVAAVQWEFTHAASQQWRFVRITPGGEYYRLEAKHSAKCLTVEKPDENAPLAQRPWTGSLYQQWKLVPAGPIGSYELVNRGNDKCAAIAAADKFNGTPVVAQRPANRATQQWRLFKLHLNLDASQSGFGPVEPLTALNTPGNELQPVLAPDGKTLYFARTKFAGNTEGNTESGDIWVSQSTDGQTWAPPVRLDALNTRQNNGVMSVVGADGGQLLVRGLYERDGSFRDEGASLISRAASTKSKPDRPQPLTINNYYSAGAATTFFMAADQKTLLLSLERGDSFGGNDLYVSRPKADGSWSEPQSLGGVLNSPGFEFAPWLAPDGKTLYFSSYGHAGYGSADIFVSTRLDETWSKWTEPRNLGPTLNGPGFDAYFMLSADGKQAYYAASRAPNGPADLYRTAASVPPLADTTRPAVAAAPTVARRALLTGKVLDAKTRTPVKAEVKAIRLDNDIAFNATVRTDGTGSFQFSLPPGSYRLAAASSGYLAGTDTVRMAASLTREIALVPAAVGAKLELPTLIFAQGKYTLLPASYAELNRLARTLTDNPTVTIRLEGHTDNQGRADLNQQLSEDRVKEVKRYLATRGIAESRITTVGFGGTKPRASNAKEETRKLNRRVEFTITKQ from the coding sequence ATGATTCGTTCCCCGCGTAGCCTCCTGTTGTTCCTGTTTCTGCTGCTGGCCGGGCCTTTACTGGCCCAGCAGGGTGATTTTATTCCGGAAGAAAATGCGTGGTATGGGGTAGTGGCCCGCGGCAGCGGCCGTTCCCTGGATATCACCGGGTCGTCATCGGAAGCCGGGGTAGCGGCAGTGCAGTGGGAGTTTACGCACGCGGCCAGCCAGCAGTGGCGGTTTGTGCGCATCACACCCGGCGGCGAATACTACCGTCTTGAAGCCAAGCACAGCGCTAAGTGCCTCACCGTCGAGAAGCCCGATGAAAACGCGCCCCTGGCTCAGCGGCCCTGGACGGGCAGCCTCTACCAACAATGGAAACTGGTGCCAGCCGGTCCCATTGGTAGCTATGAGCTGGTAAACCGGGGCAATGATAAGTGTGCTGCCATTGCCGCTGCCGACAAGTTTAACGGAACTCCCGTGGTGGCGCAGCGCCCGGCTAACCGAGCCACGCAGCAGTGGCGCCTATTCAAGCTGCACCTCAACCTGGACGCCAGCCAGTCTGGTTTCGGCCCGGTTGAGCCGTTGACTGCCTTAAATACGCCCGGCAACGAGTTGCAGCCGGTGCTGGCCCCGGATGGCAAGACGCTATACTTTGCCCGCACCAAATTCGCGGGCAATACCGAAGGCAATACCGAATCGGGGGATATCTGGGTAAGCCAGTCGACGGATGGGCAAACCTGGGCCCCTCCCGTGCGGCTCGATGCCCTGAACACCCGCCAGAACAACGGGGTGATGTCGGTGGTGGGGGCCGATGGTGGCCAATTGTTGGTACGCGGGCTGTATGAGCGCGACGGTAGCTTCCGCGACGAAGGTGCGTCGTTGATCAGCCGGGCGGCCAGCACGAAAAGCAAACCCGACCGGCCCCAGCCGCTGACCATTAATAACTACTACTCGGCGGGTGCCGCGACGACCTTTTTCATGGCCGCCGACCAGAAAACCCTGCTGCTGTCCTTGGAGCGGGGCGACTCGTTTGGGGGCAACGACCTGTACGTGAGCCGCCCCAAGGCTGATGGTAGTTGGAGTGAACCCCAGAGCCTGGGTGGCGTGCTGAACTCGCCGGGCTTTGAGTTTGCGCCCTGGCTGGCTCCGGATGGCAAAACCCTGTATTTCTCTTCCTACGGCCACGCCGGCTACGGCAGCGCCGATATTTTTGTGAGTACCCGCCTAGACGAAACCTGGTCGAAGTGGACGGAGCCCCGCAACCTGGGCCCGACGCTCAACGGACCGGGTTTTGACGCGTACTTCATGCTCAGCGCCGATGGCAAGCAAGCCTATTACGCGGCCTCGCGTGCCCCCAACGGCCCGGCCGACCTGTACCGCACGGCCGCCAGCGTGCCGCCGCTGGCCGATACGACGCGCCCCGCCGTGGCAGCAGCTCCTACCGTGGCCAGGCGCGCCCTGCTGACGGGCAAAGTGCTGGACGCCAAAACCCGCACCCCGGTCAAGGCCGAAGTAAAGGCCATCCGGCTCGACAACGATATTGCTTTCAACGCCACGGTGCGCACCGACGGCACGGGCTCGTTCCAGTTTTCCTTACCCCCGGGTAGCTACCGGTTGGCGGCAGCCAGCTCGGGCTATCTGGCCGGTACCGATACGGTGCGCATGGCCGCGTCCCTGACCCGGGAAATAGCGCTGGTACCGGCGGCTGTAGGGGCCAAGCTGGAGCTGCCCACCCTGATTTTTGCCCAGGGCAAATACACGCTGCTACCTGCCTCGTACGCCGAGCTCAACCGCCTGGCCCGTACCCTCACCGACAACCCCACGGTAACAATTCGGCTGGAAGGCCACACCGACAATCAGGGCCGGGCTGATCTGAACCAGCAGCTCTCTGAAGACCGGGTAAAGGAAGTGAAGCGCTACCTGGCCACGCGGGGCATTGCCGAAAGCCGCATCACGACCGTAGGCTTTGGTGGCACCAAACCCCGGGCCAGCAACGCCAAGGAGGAAACCCGCAAGCTCAACCGCCGGGTAGAGTTTACGATAACCAAGCAGTAG
- a CDS encoding DUF4178 domain-containing protein encodes MSGQVTSLEARVACPSCLAQLTYYDPLASTVFGCPECHTLFKRQPNGTTERLKSFQDVPREAPILPLGSIGTMPDGLQYRVTGYMLRKEASSPARWLEFMLFNPDTGYAQLAVYEGHWTFIKPSDQEHKGLPGRSGSHRVALDGDTTFHIYNKYQPRILYATGEFDWNVLDDEQLTVTEFVAPPLMLVEEKAKNRPVHWYRAEHIEPKHIAQAFGLTMSRLPYRSGVGAVQPPPGGNSWPALKNLTWLLLILTLLTELVMVGVRPRRELLNQEFVSDVGAAPLATADATGKVQVSESFEVHQGPAVLNFEVHSSVNNTWLELPVSLVNEQTGQGFEFTKSIEHYSGVEDGYSWSEGSVEAEATLAEVPPGRYHLNLYPATDYNRQVTFSVTVTENPWVPSNLLLVVLALLLYPAVLFYRRHSHEHQRWEQSNFPPPHLT; translated from the coding sequence ATGAGCGGCCAGGTTACTTCTCTCGAAGCCCGGGTCGCCTGCCCTAGCTGCCTGGCCCAGCTCACGTATTATGACCCGCTAGCCAGTACTGTCTTCGGCTGTCCGGAGTGCCACACCCTGTTTAAGCGGCAGCCCAACGGGACGACCGAGCGGCTTAAGTCGTTTCAGGACGTGCCGCGGGAAGCGCCTATCCTGCCGCTGGGCAGCATCGGGACCATGCCCGACGGCCTACAGTACCGTGTAACGGGCTACATGCTCCGCAAGGAAGCCAGTTCGCCGGCCCGCTGGCTCGAATTCATGCTCTTCAACCCCGATACGGGCTATGCCCAGCTGGCCGTGTACGAGGGGCACTGGACGTTTATCAAGCCTTCCGACCAGGAGCACAAGGGCCTGCCGGGCCGCTCGGGCAGCCACCGCGTAGCTCTGGACGGCGACACCACGTTCCATATTTACAACAAGTACCAGCCCCGCATCCTCTACGCTACGGGCGAGTTCGACTGGAACGTCCTGGACGACGAGCAGCTGACCGTCACCGAGTTTGTGGCCCCGCCCCTGATGCTGGTCGAGGAAAAGGCCAAGAACCGGCCGGTGCACTGGTACCGCGCCGAGCACATCGAGCCGAAGCACATTGCCCAGGCTTTCGGGCTGACGATGTCCCGGCTACCCTACCGCTCGGGCGTGGGTGCCGTGCAGCCCCCGCCCGGCGGCAACTCCTGGCCCGCGCTGAAGAACCTGACCTGGCTGCTGCTGATTTTGACCCTGCTCACCGAGCTGGTCATGGTGGGCGTGCGCCCCCGTCGCGAGCTACTGAATCAGGAGTTTGTCAGTGACGTGGGCGCTGCCCCGCTGGCTACGGCCGACGCCACCGGCAAAGTTCAGGTCTCGGAGTCCTTTGAGGTGCACCAGGGGCCGGCGGTGCTCAACTTCGAGGTACACAGTTCCGTGAACAATACCTGGCTGGAGCTACCCGTGAGCTTGGTTAATGAGCAAACCGGACAGGGCTTCGAGTTCACCAAGAGCATTGAGCACTACTCCGGCGTAGAGGATGGCTACAGCTGGTCGGAGGGCAGCGTGGAGGCCGAGGCTACCCTGGCCGAGGTGCCGCCCGGCCGTTACCACCTCAACCTCTACCCTGCCACCGACTACAACCGGCAGGTGACTTTTTCGGTCACCGTCACCGAGAATCCCTGGGTGCCCAGCAACCTGCTGCTCGTCGTGCTGGCGCTGCTGCTTTACCCCGCCGTGCTGTTCTACCGCCGCCACAGCCACGAGCACCAGCGCTGGGAACAAAGCAACTTCCCACCCCCGCACCTGACCTAA
- a CDS encoding DUF350 domain-containing protein has protein sequence MEYLNFKLITASIVYSVLGILILVLSFIIIDKLTPKTLWKEIVDEHNTALAIVAAAFMLSVALIISSAIHG, from the coding sequence ATGGAATACCTCAACTTCAAGCTCATTACCGCCTCCATCGTGTATTCGGTGCTGGGCATTCTGATTCTGGTGCTCAGCTTTATCATCATCGACAAGCTCACGCCCAAGACCCTCTGGAAGGAAATCGTGGACGAGCACAACACGGCCCTGGCCATTGTGGCCGCGGCGTTTATGCTCTCGGTAGCCCTGATTATCAGTTCCGCCATTCATGGCTAA
- the bshB1 gene encoding bacillithiol biosynthesis deacetylase BshB1 yields MKLDILMIAAHPDDAEVGCAGTLMKHIAKGRRVGVVDLTRGELGTRGSAELRAEEAADSARILGLHMRENLGMRDGFFLNDEAHQRQVIQVIRRFRPSIILTNPNVDRHPDHGRAANLVHDAAFLSGLPKIETLWQDQPQPAWRPDLMLQVIHNTYVKPDIVVDITEYWDRKLEAVTAFKSQFYHPDYEDPTSTYISSPDFLKILEGQARDCGKYINVPFAEGFTCRRLLGVDDLFQLR; encoded by the coding sequence ATGAAGTTAGATATTCTGATGATTGCCGCCCACCCCGACGACGCCGAAGTGGGCTGCGCGGGCACGCTGATGAAGCACATTGCCAAGGGCCGCCGCGTGGGTGTCGTCGACCTCACGCGCGGGGAGCTGGGCACCCGGGGCTCGGCCGAGCTGCGCGCCGAGGAAGCCGCCGACTCGGCCCGCATCCTGGGGTTGCACATGCGCGAAAACCTGGGCATGCGCGACGGGTTCTTCCTCAACGATGAGGCCCATCAACGGCAAGTCATCCAGGTTATCCGCCGTTTCCGACCCTCTATTATCCTGACCAACCCCAACGTGGACCGCCACCCCGACCACGGCCGGGCCGCCAACCTAGTCCACGACGCGGCATTTCTCTCGGGCCTGCCCAAAATCGAAACCCTCTGGCAAGACCAGCCCCAGCCCGCCTGGCGGCCCGACCTGATGCTGCAAGTCATCCACAATACCTACGTCAAGCCCGATATCGTCGTGGACATCACCGAGTACTGGGACCGGAAGCTGGAGGCCGTAACAGCGTTCAAAAGCCAGTTTTACCACCCCGACTACGAAGACCCGACCTCGACTTACATTTCCTCCCCCGACTTTCTCAAAATTCTCGAAGGCCAGGCCCGCGACTGTGGCAAGTACATCAACGTGCCCTTCGCCGAGGGCTTTACCTGCCGCCGCCTGCTGGGCGTCGACGACCTGTTTCAGCTGCGCTAA
- a CDS encoding LLM class flavin-dependent oxidoreductase, translated as MRYGYWMPVFGGWLRNVEDENMRADWDYVKTLAQRSEELGYDLSLIAELNLNDIKGEEAPSLDAWSTAAALAAVTKKIELMVAVRPTFHSPALLAKQAANIDHISNGRLSLNVVSSWWQDEAKKYGVHFEQHDDRYARTAEWLHVVDNMWKQDHFTFEGKFYQVTDSILQPKPVSRPRPFIYAGGESEAAKNMIAAQCDGYVMHGDEPEAIGRRIQDLSQRRDKLGLPPMKFGVAAYSVVRNTEAEVKKELERITNVQGSAAGYKNYQQWLAGTQLENQVSLQDYSVSNRGLRSGLTGTPDQVAERIAAFEAVGVDLFLLQCSPQLEEMERFSEAVIQVLA; from the coding sequence ATGCGTTACGGATATTGGATGCCCGTTTTTGGCGGGTGGCTGCGCAACGTCGAGGACGAGAACATGCGCGCCGACTGGGACTACGTCAAGACGCTGGCCCAGCGCAGTGAGGAGTTGGGCTACGACCTGTCGTTGATTGCCGAGCTGAACCTGAACGACATCAAGGGCGAGGAAGCCCCCAGCCTGGATGCCTGGAGCACGGCCGCCGCCCTGGCCGCCGTGACCAAGAAAATCGAGCTGATGGTGGCCGTGCGGCCTACCTTCCACTCGCCGGCCTTGCTGGCCAAGCAGGCCGCCAACATCGACCACATCAGCAACGGGCGCCTGTCGCTGAACGTGGTATCGTCGTGGTGGCAGGATGAGGCCAAGAAGTACGGTGTGCACTTCGAGCAGCACGACGACCGCTACGCCCGCACCGCCGAGTGGCTGCACGTGGTGGACAACATGTGGAAACAGGACCACTTCACCTTCGAGGGCAAGTTCTACCAGGTCACTGACTCGATTCTGCAGCCCAAGCCCGTGTCGCGCCCCCGGCCCTTTATCTACGCCGGCGGAGAGTCGGAGGCGGCCAAGAACATGATAGCAGCCCAGTGCGACGGCTACGTAATGCACGGCGACGAGCCCGAGGCCATCGGCCGCCGCATTCAGGACCTCAGCCAGCGTCGCGACAAGCTCGGTTTGCCACCCATGAAGTTCGGCGTGGCCGCCTACTCAGTGGTGCGCAACACGGAAGCCGAGGTAAAAAAGGAGCTGGAGCGCATCACCAACGTGCAGGGCTCGGCGGCCGGCTACAAAAACTACCAGCAATGGCTGGCCGGCACCCAGCTCGAAAACCAGGTGAGTTTGCAGGATTACTCCGTATCCAACCGCGGCCTGCGCTCCGGCCTCACCGGCACTCCCGACCAGGTGGCCGAGCGTATTGCCGCTTTCGAGGCCGTGGGCGTGGACCTGTTCCTGCTCCAGTGCAGCCCCCAACTCGAAGAAATGGAGCGTTTCTCGGAAGCCGTCATTCAGGTGCTGGCGTAA